One window of the Chryseobacterium camelliae genome contains the following:
- a CDS encoding DUF456 domain-containing protein, with protein sequence MDTILIDILCLVLLFLGMLGTFLPVLPGLLLSICGLLIYKFGTDADLPMLYIWVFGALTAISVVLNYVIPAKTTQKYGGTRWGSIGSVIGTIVGMFLPIPLGFLIGMFAGVFIGELLHDSRDMNKALKSTKGAFVGFIYGTGFSLVVVMAMFLVVILDMLSII encoded by the coding sequence ATGGATACTATATTAATTGATATTCTCTGCCTGGTCCTTTTATTTTTAGGGATGTTAGGAACTTTTCTTCCGGTACTGCCCGGTCTGCTTTTAAGCATCTGCGGCCTGCTGATCTATAAATTCGGGACCGATGCGGATCTGCCGATGCTCTATATCTGGGTTTTCGGGGCGCTGACAGCCATTTCAGTCGTGCTCAATTATGTCATTCCTGCCAAAACCACCCAAAAATACGGGGGAACCCGCTGGGGAAGCATCGGATCTGTTATCGGGACCATTGTAGGGATGTTCTTACCCATTCCTCTGGGCTTCCTGATCGGGATGTTTGCCGGAGTATTCATCGGTGAGCTGCTACATGACAGCAGGGACATGAACAAAGCCCTGAAATCCACCAAAGGGGCTTTTGTAGGATTCATTTACGGAACCGGTTTCAGCCTGGTGGTAGTTATGGCAATGTTTTTGGTGGTTATCCTGGATATGTTAAGCATAATCTGA
- a CDS encoding endonuclease MutS2 produces MYINKEDLNELEFPQLLAEIAPFAYSPKTREKILQLLPMTIDEAEISLKKTSEYLSSFESSNAVPFDEYEDIENELKLMLIENYRLENSAFIKIKTLTEQIGKLQKFFPTMPDTFPTLMKDAGVLEFKKEIIDKVDKVFNRFGEVKSEASPILKELRTEIQHGKKAIQENFNRALFNYGQSDFLDDIRETIIEDQRVLAVKSGFKKRVPGRVLGLSKTGSITYIQPDSVVKHYFKLKENQEEEKKEIDKILRKLTAELSEFQPQLWRYQMYIFDLDLTRAKAKFAELINGVLPKINRHKTLRLREAFHPLLFLRNKAENKTIFPQTLALTDHNRIICISGPNAGGKSITLKTVGLLQLMIQSGILVPVHPKSEMFFFEKIMTDIGDNQSIENHLSTYSSRLKKMGGIIREADANTLLLIDEFGTGSDPELGGALAESFLEFFYDKKSFAIITTHYTNIKLVVEQLPNAENAAMLFNEETLEPMYKLEVGQAGSSFTFEVAEKNKIPRFIIHSAKKKVEHDIVNLDKTIVKLQQEKFEVEKLKTDLAERKESVEDKRDNLQKLNDQLQQKLFNFQKLYEEEHRKLQFGNKIEAFIDSYVKGKSRKDVVKDFVKILEQEKFRKVGADKDESKRLQVVKRKITQQLKKEDVQERIAETNEKLEEKIKTERALWMKEGQRVRIKGSTSVGTIEKVSKNKVIVNYGTFKTTINADELERI; encoded by the coding sequence GTGTATATAAATAAAGAAGATTTAAACGAATTAGAGTTTCCGCAATTGCTCGCGGAAATTGCTCCATTTGCCTATTCTCCCAAGACGAGAGAAAAAATTCTTCAGCTCCTGCCGATGACGATTGACGAGGCGGAAATTTCCCTGAAAAAAACGTCAGAATACCTATCGAGCTTTGAAAGCTCAAATGCCGTTCCGTTTGATGAGTATGAGGATATTGAAAATGAGCTGAAACTGATGCTGATTGAAAATTACCGCCTTGAAAACAGTGCATTCATCAAAATAAAAACCTTAACGGAACAGATCGGGAAGCTCCAGAAGTTTTTCCCTACCATGCCGGACACCTTTCCCACCTTAATGAAAGACGCCGGGGTACTGGAATTTAAAAAAGAGATCATTGATAAGGTAGATAAGGTCTTTAACCGTTTCGGTGAAGTAAAAAGTGAAGCCTCACCGATCCTGAAAGAGCTGAGAACTGAAATCCAGCACGGCAAAAAAGCGATTCAGGAAAACTTTAACCGTGCTTTATTCAACTACGGACAGAGTGATTTCCTGGATGATATCCGCGAAACGATCATAGAAGACCAGAGGGTTCTGGCGGTAAAATCAGGATTTAAGAAGCGGGTTCCGGGAAGGGTCCTCGGGCTCTCCAAAACAGGATCCATTACGTACATCCAGCCGGACAGTGTAGTAAAGCATTATTTTAAGCTGAAGGAAAATCAGGAAGAAGAGAAAAAGGAGATTGATAAGATCCTCAGGAAACTGACGGCAGAACTTTCAGAGTTCCAGCCACAGCTCTGGAGGTACCAGATGTATATTTTCGACCTGGATCTCACCCGGGCAAAAGCTAAGTTTGCAGAACTGATCAACGGGGTGTTACCGAAAATCAACCGTCATAAAACCCTGCGGTTACGGGAAGCGTTCCACCCTTTGCTATTCCTGAGAAATAAAGCGGAAAACAAAACGATTTTCCCGCAGACCCTGGCCCTGACAGACCATAACAGGATCATCTGTATATCCGGGCCGAATGCGGGAGGAAAATCCATCACCCTGAAAACGGTAGGATTGCTGCAGCTGATGATCCAGAGCGGAATCCTGGTTCCCGTGCACCCGAAATCAGAGATGTTTTTCTTTGAAAAGATCATGACTGACATCGGGGACAACCAGTCGATTGAAAACCACCTGTCCACCTATTCTTCAAGGCTGAAAAAGATGGGCGGCATCATCCGTGAAGCAGACGCCAATACCCTTTTGCTGATTGACGAGTTCGGTACCGGCTCAGACCCGGAATTAGGCGGTGCACTGGCAGAAAGCTTCCTTGAGTTTTTCTATGATAAAAAGAGTTTTGCCATCATCACTACGCACTACACCAATATCAAACTGGTGGTGGAACAGCTTCCGAATGCAGAAAATGCGGCCATGCTTTTCAATGAAGAGACCCTGGAGCCAATGTATAAGCTTGAAGTAGGACAGGCAGGAAGCTCCTTTACTTTTGAGGTGGCCGAAAAGAATAAAATCCCAAGGTTCATCATTCATTCTGCCAAGAAAAAGGTTGAGCATGATATCGTAAACCTGGATAAGACCATCGTTAAGCTCCAGCAGGAAAAATTTGAAGTTGAAAAACTGAAAACCGACCTGGCGGAAAGAAAGGAATCGGTAGAAGATAAACGGGACAACCTGCAAAAGCTGAATGATCAGTTGCAGCAGAAACTGTTCAACTTCCAGAAGCTGTATGAGGAAGAACACCGCAAGCTTCAGTTCGGGAATAAGATTGAAGCGTTTATCGACAGCTATGTCAAAGGAAAATCAAGGAAAGATGTTGTCAAGGATTTCGTAAAAATCCTGGAGCAGGAAAAATTCAGGAAAGTAGGTGCCGATAAGGATGAATCCAAACGCCTGCAGGTGGTGAAGCGTAAGATCACCCAGCAGCTGAAAAAAGAAGATGTACAGGAGCGGATTGCCGAAACCAACGAAAAGCTGGAAGAAAAAATCAAGACCGAACGGGCGTTATGGATGAAAGAAGGCCAGCGGGTACGGATTAAAGGCAGTACCAGCGTAGGAACCATTGAAAAAGTTTCCAAAAACAAGGTGATCGTTAATTACGGGACTTTTAAGACGACAATTAATGCGGATGAACTGGAACGGATATGA
- a CDS encoding DUF2085 domain-containing protein: MTKIQLVDCHRMPSRSFFFRKKQFPVCARCTGIYLGYFLMIPMLWFYQIGIILSVALILPTMIDGLTQAYLNRESTNFLRCTTGILAGIGMSGFSERITYYTYKFIQTLIY, from the coding sequence ATGACGAAAATTCAACTGGTGGACTGTCACAGGATGCCTTCGCGGTCCTTTTTTTTCCGGAAAAAGCAGTTTCCCGTATGCGCACGATGCACGGGTATTTATCTGGGATATTTTTTAATGATTCCTATGCTCTGGTTTTACCAGATAGGGATTATTTTAAGTGTCGCTCTTATTCTCCCTACTATGATAGACGGGCTTACCCAGGCATATCTCAACCGGGAAAGTACCAACTTCCTGCGTTGCACCACCGGGATTTTGGCTGGGATCGGCATGAGCGGCTTCAGTGAGCGCATCACTTATTACACTTACAAATTTATCCAAACATTAATCTATTAA
- a CDS encoding alpha/beta fold hydrolase, giving the protein MEILHSKIFGEQLTSTPLLVFHGLFGMLDNWGSFGKEMGELLPVHLIDLRNHGRSFHSENMSHDDLAGDIVAYMNHYGIDKAHVLGHSLGGKAVMQFAIRYPEMVEKLIVVDIAPKAYPPHHQGIIKALESVDFNMVTSRTEVEEVLSRYIPEKSTIQFLTKNLYWNDEKKLNWRFNLKTLSEKYNEFVSNAIKFGVFNGETLFIAGEKSNYILPQDEFAIRQQFPKAKVVTIKNAAHWVQADNPADFSMVVKDFLSLN; this is encoded by the coding sequence ATGGAAATTCTACATTCAAAAATATTCGGTGAACAATTAACTTCAACTCCGCTCCTCGTATTCCACGGGCTTTTCGGCATGCTCGATAACTGGGGGAGTTTCGGCAAAGAAATGGGAGAACTGCTGCCTGTCCATCTGATTGACCTCAGGAATCATGGGCGAAGCTTCCATTCGGAAAATATGTCGCATGACGATCTTGCCGGCGATATCGTAGCCTATATGAATCATTACGGAATAGATAAGGCACATGTTTTAGGGCATTCCCTGGGCGGAAAGGCTGTGATGCAGTTTGCCATCCGGTATCCCGAGATGGTTGAAAAGCTGATTGTAGTGGATATTGCCCCTAAAGCTTATCCGCCGCATCATCAGGGAATCATTAAGGCACTGGAAAGTGTTGATTTCAATATGGTAACATCCAGGACAGAAGTTGAGGAAGTCCTGAGCAGGTATATACCTGAAAAATCAACCATACAGTTTCTGACTAAGAACCTGTACTGGAACGATGAAAAGAAACTGAACTGGAGGTTCAATCTTAAAACATTATCTGAAAAGTACAATGAATTTGTTTCCAACGCTATAAAGTTTGGGGTTTTCAACGGAGAAACGTTATTTATTGCCGGAGAGAAATCCAATTATATCCTTCCACAGGATGAGTTTGCCATCAGGCAGCAATTTCCTAAAGCTAAAGTGGTAACCATTAAGAATGCGGCCCACTGGGTACAGGCCGATAATCCGGCAGATTTCAGTATGGTAGTTAAAGACTTTTTAAGTTTAAATTAA
- a CDS encoding pyridoxine 5'-phosphate synthase has translation MTKLSVNINKIATIRNARGGDTPSVTEAAVKIQEFGAHGITIHPRPDERHITRKDVYDLKPLVTTEFNIEGNPHRPFIDMVLEVKPEQVTLVPDADDAITSNAGWDTKKHLDFLTDIIAEFKNAGIRTSIFLDPNPELVEYAAKTGTDRIELYTEAYARDYPANKEQAIQPYYDTAVAASEYGLGINAGHDLSLDNLKYFSDHIPNLLEVSIGHALISEALYMGMENTVQAYLKRLARW, from the coding sequence ATGACAAAGTTAAGCGTAAACATCAATAAAATTGCAACCATAAGAAATGCAAGAGGAGGAGATACTCCCAGTGTTACAGAAGCTGCCGTGAAAATCCAGGAATTCGGGGCACATGGAATCACCATTCATCCGAGACCGGATGAACGGCATATTACCAGGAAGGATGTTTATGACCTGAAACCTTTGGTGACTACGGAGTTCAATATTGAAGGGAATCCCCACCGACCTTTTATTGACATGGTCCTGGAGGTAAAACCCGAACAGGTAACCCTCGTTCCCGATGCCGATGATGCTATTACATCCAATGCAGGATGGGATACCAAAAAGCATCTGGACTTTCTTACCGATATAATTGCGGAATTCAAAAATGCTGGCATCAGAACTTCTATTTTCCTGGATCCGAACCCGGAACTGGTAGAATATGCCGCCAAAACCGGAACTGATAGAATTGAACTATATACGGAAGCCTACGCCAGGGATTATCCAGCCAATAAAGAACAGGCAATACAACCGTATTATGATACGGCAGTAGCCGCTTCTGAATATGGACTAGGCATTAATGCCGGACACGACCTGAGCCTGGATAACCTCAAATATTTCTCAGACCACATCCCGAACCTGCTGGAGGTATCCATCGGTCATGCGCTGATTTCAGAAGCTTTATATATGGGCATGGAAAATACAGTGCAGGCTTATCTGAAAAGGCTGGCCAGGTGGTAG
- a CDS encoding microviridin/marinostatin family tricyclic proteinase inhibitor, translating to MKEKKLKKPFFASFLEKQVKDPETIKGGSGTGVLKDHVTGVQNDDVTSPGNDTVSMKYPSDSDESGEIDL from the coding sequence ATGAAAGAAAAAAAACTAAAAAAACCATTTTTTGCCTCATTTCTTGAAAAGCAGGTAAAAGACCCTGAAACTATTAAGGGAGGCTCCGGGACCGGAGTATTGAAAGATCACGTGACGGGCGTACAGAACGACGATGTTACCAGCCCGGGAAATGATACTGTATCGATGAAATATCCTTCGGACAGTGATGAATCAGGAGAGATAGACCTTTAA
- a CDS encoding GNAT family N-acetyltransferase: MNLQTERLVLKEINERHTEDILKIRSNATINQFLTRKPPTTNYDALQFILTIRERTKNGQTMYFGISYKGQPGLIGTLCFWNFSEDRQTAEIGYELLPEYHRKGIMSEVLDVVLPYGFDDLQLHEILAITHTLNEPSKALLLKHHFALKENKEEEGFSEHLVFSLEKRQAHF; this comes from the coding sequence ATGAACCTGCAAACCGAACGTTTAGTGTTGAAAGAGATCAACGAAAGACATACTGAAGATATCCTGAAGATCCGTAGCAATGCCACCATCAACCAGTTTCTGACACGGAAGCCGCCTACAACCAATTATGATGCACTGCAGTTTATTTTAACCATTAGGGAAAGGACCAAAAACGGACAGACGATGTACTTCGGAATTTCATACAAAGGGCAGCCCGGCTTAATCGGTACCCTCTGTTTCTGGAATTTTTCCGAAGACCGCCAAACCGCCGAGATAGGATACGAGCTGCTGCCGGAATACCATAGGAAAGGAATCATGTCAGAAGTGCTGGATGTTGTTTTGCCTTATGGATTTGATGATCTGCAGCTACATGAAATTCTGGCTATTACCCATACGCTGAATGAACCTTCAAAAGCTTTGCTGCTGAAACATCACTTTGCTTTGAAAGAAAATAAAGAGGAAGAGGGATTTTCCGAACATCTGGTCTTCAGCCTTGAGAAAAGGCAGGCTCATTTTTAA
- a CDS encoding GEVED domain-containing protein — translation MIKNLFYFLVLFSGTSFLKGNNITVNESSSGIFCDNLPPDNVHTSFIMMNSAVINWTFDPNSPNYAVRFRPVGSNAWSVIYSSSVGYCTLTNLVPCTSYEVYVAKICNGLTGLPSSILTFTTALNYCTAASTGAEVMHISNVTVTPSGTGLTPMVSNSGTSTYTDYRPDPSRKVQLFLGSTNNIISVSKMWQATPGTASVRAWIDFNADGTFQDSEMILASNSAGSSAVSSSFAVPPTAFQTGSGCGIGMRVIISETYTSPVCGTFTYGEVEDYGVYISADASLSASETGIVNHASIYPNPASDIIHVSGISGHEFEIYNAAGQKISTGKISDQKIDVRHLVKGIYFIQVKHYDKITRLKLIKK, via the coding sequence ATGATAAAAAATCTATTTTATTTCCTAGTGCTGTTCTCAGGAACTTCTTTTCTTAAGGGTAACAACATTACTGTAAACGAATCCTCATCCGGTATTTTCTGTGATAATCTGCCGCCGGACAATGTGCATACAAGTTTTATTATGATGAATTCTGCTGTGATAAACTGGACATTTGATCCTAATTCGCCAAACTATGCGGTACGATTCAGGCCGGTGGGCAGCAATGCCTGGTCTGTCATCTATTCGTCGTCCGTAGGCTATTGTACCCTAACTAATTTAGTCCCCTGCACTTCGTATGAGGTGTATGTTGCTAAAATATGCAATGGTTTAACAGGATTACCATCCTCTATTCTAACTTTTACAACTGCACTGAATTACTGTACAGCTGCTTCTACAGGTGCAGAAGTAATGCATATTTCCAATGTTACGGTAACCCCGTCAGGAACAGGTCTTACTCCTATGGTAAGCAATTCCGGGACTTCAACGTATACAGACTACCGTCCGGACCCGTCCCGCAAAGTTCAGCTGTTTCTGGGAAGTACCAATAATATTATCTCAGTCTCCAAGATGTGGCAGGCAACTCCGGGCACGGCATCGGTAAGAGCATGGATCGATTTTAATGCTGATGGGACATTTCAGGATTCAGAAATGATATTAGCCTCCAATTCAGCCGGTTCATCCGCAGTCAGTTCGTCATTTGCTGTTCCTCCGACCGCATTCCAAACAGGATCAGGCTGCGGCATAGGCATGAGAGTTATAATAAGCGAAACCTATACAAGTCCCGTTTGCGGAACGTTCACTTATGGGGAGGTGGAAGATTATGGAGTGTATATATCAGCGGATGCCAGTCTTTCTGCCTCCGAAACCGGTATAGTGAACCATGCAAGTATTTACCCTAATCCTGCCTCGGATATCATACATGTCTCAGGCATTTCCGGACATGAATTTGAAATTTATAATGCAGCAGGGCAAAAAATCAGCACAGGAAAAATTTCAGATCAGAAAATAGATGTCCGCCATCTGGTAAAAGGCATCTATTTTATACAGGTTAAACATTATGATAAGATCACGCGCCTTAAGCTGATCAAAAAATAA
- a CDS encoding ATP-binding cassette domain-containing protein codes for MSLLHIDSITKTYGEKRILQDIYIRSETGKVTGILGINGSGKSTLLKIISGQEKGDTGFIRMDDHVIRNQKDRAGRIAYLPQYSFIPKRIKIKRLIPLFCGRENAETLSATGLIQPFLNEVPGNLSTGEKRIAEALLILYSDSRFILLDEPFSGLSPKVTAELQKIIKEQSTQKGIMISDHHFQEVWDVSDHVYLMSRGSLKPVRDFSELQKNKYLPESI; via the coding sequence ATGAGCCTGCTTCATATTGACAGCATCACGAAAACATATGGCGAGAAAAGAATTCTGCAGGATATCTATATCCGTTCCGAGACAGGAAAGGTTACGGGGATTTTAGGCATAAACGGCTCGGGAAAATCTACGTTGCTTAAAATTATTTCCGGACAGGAGAAAGGGGATACAGGGTTTATCAGGATGGATGACCATGTAATCAGAAATCAAAAAGACCGGGCAGGCAGAATTGCGTACCTCCCTCAATATTCTTTTATTCCCAAACGGATAAAGATCAAAAGACTGATCCCTTTATTCTGCGGCCGGGAAAATGCAGAAACGTTATCTGCAACGGGCCTGATCCAGCCTTTTCTCAATGAAGTTCCGGGAAATCTTTCAACAGGCGAAAAAAGGATTGCGGAAGCACTGTTGATTTTATATTCAGATTCCAGATTTATTCTTCTGGATGAACCTTTCAGCGGTCTTTCACCGAAAGTGACCGCAGAGCTTCAGAAGATCATCAAAGAACAGTCAACACAAAAAGGAATTATGATTTCAGATCACCATTTTCAGGAGGTCTGGGATGTTTCAGATCATGTTTACCTGATGTCCCGAGGCTCTCTGAAACCTGTCAGGGATTTCAGTGAATTACAAAAGAATAAGTATCTGCCGGAGAGCATTTAA
- a CDS encoding uracil-DNA glycosylase: MTWTEILAPIKNTPYFSNLWEKVKQEYATTKVFPPKNQIFRALEITPFDDIEVVILGQDPYHNDYQANGLCFSVSEQVAAPPSLKNIFIELKDDLGIVRTSKELDDWGKQGVLMLNATLTVRAHSPNSHKDLGWEKFTDFIIKEISAKKENVVFVLWGAFAQKKAELIDPAKHFILKSAHPSPFSVHRGFFGSKPFSKINEYLISKGKKPISW, from the coding sequence ATGACCTGGACAGAAATTTTAGCCCCGATAAAAAATACCCCTTACTTTTCCAATCTTTGGGAAAAGGTAAAGCAGGAATACGCCACTACAAAAGTGTTTCCGCCAAAAAACCAGATTTTCAGGGCACTGGAAATTACTCCTTTTGATGATATTGAAGTCGTGATTTTAGGGCAGGATCCTTACCATAATGATTATCAGGCCAACGGATTATGCTTTTCCGTCTCTGAGCAGGTTGCGGCACCGCCTTCACTGAAAAATATTTTTATAGAACTAAAAGATGATCTAGGCATTGTAAGGACTTCCAAAGAACTGGATGACTGGGGAAAACAGGGTGTGTTGATGTTGAATGCTACACTAACCGTACGCGCCCATTCACCCAATTCCCATAAAGACTTAGGGTGGGAGAAGTTCACGGACTTCATCATTAAAGAAATTTCTGCTAAAAAGGAAAATGTCGTGTTTGTTTTATGGGGTGCCTTTGCACAGAAAAAAGCCGAACTGATTGATCCGGCTAAGCATTTTATCCTGAAATCTGCGCATCCGTCCCCGTTTTCCGTACACAGGGGATTTTTCGGAAGCAAACCTTTCTCGAAAATCAACGAATACCTTATCTCCAAAGGCAAAAAACCTATTTCGTGGTAG
- a CDS encoding mechanosensitive ion channel family protein: MKDEIQDTKDFFQDMSYQLYDYISRISPLGLDWFFHMITKLALLLAVFFIIDFICKPVINIIFRFFHNEQKYPIIKSIYDSKITNSVAHLIALFVVASINPSIFPPRSIPNTNIFIIRSINLGFVLTLAGMLYRSLTAFRGYFIIKQDFYKIMALNAISETVKILGIFIFSVVGICVIFGIKGTTIVGSLGAITAVLVLVFRDTILGFVTGIHVATSKNLKVGDWVSIPKYNVEGNIAEISLLTTRINNFDKTFSTIPTYDLLTTEIKNLQYISENNARRIKKSIYFNINSFKFLTDEDIERLKSINLISDYLTKSDLELKKEKENMAHPEEIINGRQLTNIGVFRYYAQKYIERIPSLDKEGPMIVRQLNITPQGLPLEVYSFTTDTEWIQFEQIQSDIFDHLLVASKEFDLEVMQVKV, translated from the coding sequence ATGAAAGACGAAATACAGGATACCAAAGATTTTTTCCAGGATATGAGTTACCAGCTGTACGACTATATCAGCCGTATATCACCTTTAGGCCTCGACTGGTTTTTTCATATGATTACAAAATTGGCGCTGCTGCTGGCGGTATTTTTTATTATAGACTTCATCTGCAAACCTGTGATCAATATTATTTTCCGTTTTTTTCATAATGAACAGAAATACCCGATCATCAAGTCCATTTATGATTCTAAGATCACCAACTCTGTTGCCCACCTTATTGCTTTATTTGTGGTAGCCAGCATTAACCCGTCGATTTTCCCACCGAGGTCCATCCCTAATACGAATATATTCATCATCAGGTCAATTAATTTAGGTTTTGTACTGACGCTTGCCGGAATGCTGTACCGGTCACTCACCGCATTCAGGGGGTATTTTATCATCAAACAGGATTTTTACAAGATAATGGCGCTGAACGCCATTTCCGAAACTGTGAAAATACTTGGGATTTTCATCTTTTCAGTAGTGGGAATCTGTGTCATCTTCGGTATTAAAGGAACTACCATCGTGGGAAGTCTCGGGGCTATTACAGCGGTCCTGGTTCTGGTATTCCGGGATACCATCCTCGGATTTGTGACGGGCATCCACGTGGCAACTTCCAAAAACCTCAAGGTGGGAGACTGGGTAAGCATACCGAAATATAATGTAGAGGGAAACATCGCTGAAATCAGCCTTTTAACGACCAGGATCAATAATTTCGATAAAACCTTTTCCACCATCCCTACGTATGATTTGCTGACGACCGAGATCAAAAACCTCCAGTATATTTCTGAGAATAATGCCCGGAGAATCAAAAAATCCATTTATTTTAACATCAATTCCTTTAAATTCCTTACTGATGAAGATATTGAACGTTTGAAATCGATCAACCTTATTTCGGATTACCTTACCAAAAGCGATTTGGAGCTTAAAAAAGAAAAAGAAAATATGGCTCATCCGGAAGAAATCATCAATGGCAGGCAGCTGACCAACATTGGGGTGTTCAGGTATTATGCACAGAAATACATAGAAAGAATACCATCGCTGGATAAAGAGGGACCTATGATCGTCCGCCAGCTCAATATAACCCCACAGGGACTGCCGCTGGAAGTTTATTCCTTTACAACAGATACGGAATGGATACAGTTTGAGCAGATCCAGTCTGATATTTTTGACCATCTGCTGGTCGCTTCAAAAGAATTTGATCTGGAAGTAATGCAGGTGAAGGTTTAA